A single region of the Leisingera thetidis genome encodes:
- a CDS encoding zinc-binding dehydrogenase, whose translation MQTIKAAVCHEFGAPLVIEKVQLSPPGMGEVEVTLAAVAICHSDISFAEGAWGGHLPAVYGHEAAGVISGVGDGVQGFAEGDSVVVTLIRSCGTCPSCAGGRPVICETPYDGVNGPLKTADGKPLEQAMACGAFAEKVVVDQRQIVKIPADMSKDAAALISCGVVTGVGAVVNAARLRAGQDVVVIGAGGVGLNAIQGARIAGARRIVAVDMSPGKLEIAKEFGATHGVLATDDKPWKAAHKALGGRGADAVLVTVGAIPAYEQAPRYLARGGRAVLIGMPHSGAKASYEPVVLAAVGQGLIGSKMGDAVIQRDIPWMVDLYQQGRLKLDELISGRWSLEQINEAIADTKTGSAKRNVIVFG comes from the coding sequence ATGCAAACCATCAAGGCCGCCGTCTGCCATGAATTCGGTGCCCCGCTGGTGATCGAAAAGGTGCAGCTGTCGCCGCCCGGGATGGGCGAGGTCGAGGTGACACTGGCCGCGGTCGCCATCTGCCACAGCGATATCTCCTTTGCCGAGGGCGCCTGGGGCGGGCATCTGCCAGCCGTCTACGGGCATGAGGCCGCCGGTGTGATCAGCGGGGTTGGAGACGGGGTGCAGGGGTTTGCCGAGGGGGACTCGGTCGTGGTTACCCTGATCCGCAGCTGCGGCACCTGCCCGTCCTGCGCCGGCGGCAGACCGGTGATCTGCGAGACTCCCTATGACGGCGTGAACGGCCCGCTGAAAACCGCCGATGGCAAGCCGCTGGAACAGGCTATGGCCTGCGGCGCCTTTGCCGAAAAGGTGGTGGTGGACCAGCGGCAGATCGTGAAGATCCCGGCGGATATGAGCAAGGATGCGGCCGCGCTGATCTCCTGCGGCGTGGTCACCGGGGTGGGCGCCGTAGTCAATGCCGCCCGGCTGCGTGCGGGTCAGGACGTTGTGGTGATCGGTGCCGGCGGTGTCGGCCTCAATGCCATCCAAGGGGCCCGCATAGCCGGCGCCCGCCGCATTGTCGCGGTCGACATGAGCCCTGGAAAGCTGGAAATTGCCAAGGAATTCGGTGCTACCCACGGGGTCCTGGCAACGGATGACAAGCCCTGGAAAGCAGCCCACAAGGCGCTTGGCGGCCGCGGCGCCGATGCGGTTCTGGTCACCGTCGGCGCCATCCCCGCCTATGAACAGGCCCCGCGCTACCTTGCCCGCGGCGGCAGGGCGGTGCTGATTGGCATGCCGCATTCCGGTGCCAAGGCAAGTTACGAACCCGTGGTTCTGGCTGCCGTGGGCCAGGGGCTGATCGGCTCCAAAATGGGAGACGCGGTGATCCAGCGCGACATTCCGTGGATGGTGGACCTTTACCAGCAGGGCCGCCTGAAACTGGATGAGCTGATCTCGGGCCGCTGGTCTCTGGAGCAGATCAACGAGGCCATTGCCGACACCAAGACTGGCTCTGCCAAGCGCAATGTGATTGTCTTTGGCTGA
- a CDS encoding mandelate racemase/muconate lactonizing enzyme family protein, translating to MKLQDLDVIVTAPPAPGWGGRYWILVKVTTDTGITGWGECYASSVGPGAMTHVIRDVFERHMAGESPENIELMFRRAYSSGFTQRPDLTVMGAFSGLEIACWDILGKDRGRPVHALIGGRMNDRIRAYTYLYPLPQHGIAAFWTSPETAAEAAAQKVSEGFTALKFDPAGPYTLRGGHMPAMSDISMSLAFCKAIREAVGDKADLLFGTHGQFSTAGAIRLGQALEPYSPLWFEEPTPPDNIEDMARVARNVRIPVATGERMTTKAEFAAVLRAGAAEILQPALGRAGGIWEMKKVAAIAEVFNAQMAPHLYAGPVEWAANIHLAASIPNILLLETIETPFHDQLIKGTIRVENGFVTPPDAPGLGIEVDEDLARAHPFTGSDLHLNMQEAPCDYANGNAFAGGSPPIMD from the coding sequence ATGAAGCTGCAGGACCTCGATGTCATTGTCACCGCACCGCCTGCTCCGGGCTGGGGCGGGCGTTACTGGATCCTGGTGAAAGTCACCACCGACACCGGCATCACCGGCTGGGGCGAGTGCTATGCGTCCTCTGTCGGGCCCGGCGCGATGACACATGTGATCCGCGACGTGTTCGAGCGCCACATGGCCGGGGAAAGCCCGGAAAACATCGAGCTGATGTTCCGCCGCGCCTATTCCTCGGGCTTTACCCAGCGCCCGGACCTGACTGTGATGGGCGCGTTTTCGGGGCTGGAGATCGCCTGCTGGGACATCCTGGGCAAGGACCGCGGCCGCCCGGTGCACGCGTTGATCGGCGGCCGGATGAACGACCGCATCCGTGCCTATACCTACCTCTACCCGCTGCCGCAGCACGGCATCGCTGCGTTCTGGACCTCGCCTGAAACGGCAGCCGAGGCGGCAGCGCAGAAGGTGAGCGAAGGCTTCACCGCACTGAAATTCGACCCGGCAGGCCCCTACACCCTGCGCGGCGGGCATATGCCTGCAATGTCCGACATCTCGATGTCCCTGGCTTTCTGCAAGGCGATCCGCGAGGCGGTGGGCGACAAGGCCGATCTGCTGTTCGGCACCCACGGCCAGTTCAGCACTGCGGGCGCGATCCGCCTTGGCCAGGCGCTGGAGCCTTACTCCCCGCTCTGGTTCGAAGAGCCCACGCCGCCCGACAATATCGAGGACATGGCGCGGGTCGCCCGCAATGTGCGCATTCCGGTGGCCACGGGCGAGCGGATGACAACCAAGGCGGAATTCGCCGCGGTGCTGCGTGCCGGTGCAGCCGAGATCCTGCAGCCCGCTCTGGGCCGGGCCGGCGGCATCTGGGAAATGAAGAAGGTCGCCGCCATTGCCGAGGTCTTCAACGCGCAGATGGCGCCGCATCTTTATGCCGGGCCGGTGGAGTGGGCCGCCAACATCCACCTCGCGGCCTCGATCCCCAACATCCTGCTGCTGGAAACCATCGAAACCCCCTTCCACGATCAGCTGATCAAGGGGACAATCCGGGTCGAGAACGGCTTTGTCACTCCACCGGACGCGCCAGGTCTGGGCATCGAGGTGGACGAAGACCTCGCCCGCGCCCACCCTTTCACCGGCAGCGACCTGCACCTCAACATGCAGGAAGCGCCCTGTGATTATGCCAATGGCAATGCCTTCGCCGGTGGCTCTCCGCCGATCATGGACTGA
- a CDS encoding ArsR/SmtB family transcription factor yields MQAGAAAATAFLKTLAHEGRLMILCHLGAGERSVGELEALLNMRQAAVSQMLARLREDGLVRTRREGKTVFYSLKDSSTEEIIALLHKQFCSAE; encoded by the coding sequence ATGCAGGCGGGCGCCGCCGCCGCCACCGCCTTCCTGAAAACGCTGGCGCATGAAGGCCGGCTGATGATCCTCTGCCATTTGGGGGCGGGGGAACGATCGGTGGGCGAGTTGGAAGCGCTGCTGAACATGCGCCAGGCGGCAGTGAGCCAGATGCTCGCGCGGCTGCGGGAAGACGGACTGGTCAGGACCCGGCGCGAGGGCAAGACGGTTTTCTACTCACTGAAGGACAGCAGCACCGAGGAAATCATCGCCCTCCTCCACAAACAGTTTTGCAGTGCGGAGTAA
- a CDS encoding fumarylacetoacetate hydrolase family protein produces the protein MKLLRYRAGTEVRPGLLDTTGAIRDLSGHVPDITGAVLGDAALARLAALDPEMLPLAEGEPELAPCVGQAGKFLGIGLNYTDHAEEMGMALPEHPILFLKATSSICGPDDDVLLPRGSVAADWEVELGVVIGTAAKYVSEAEALDHVAGYCVINDVSERDFQTKLTGQWTKGKSCDTFGPVGPWLVTRDEVQDPQNLWLTCDVNGERRQTGSTGTMVFTVAQIISHLSGLMTLHPGDVIATGTPPGVGMGIKPAPVYLKPGDVMRLEIEGLGVQTQTVRADG, from the coding sequence ATGAAACTGCTGCGATACCGCGCAGGCACGGAGGTCCGGCCGGGTCTGCTGGACACCACGGGTGCAATCCGGGACCTGTCGGGCCATGTGCCGGATATCACCGGCGCTGTGCTGGGGGATGCGGCCCTGGCCCGTCTGGCGGCGCTGGATCCGGAGATGCTGCCGCTGGCCGAGGGAGAGCCGGAGCTGGCGCCTTGCGTCGGGCAGGCGGGCAAATTCCTGGGCATCGGCCTGAACTACACGGACCACGCCGAAGAGATGGGCATGGCGCTGCCGGAGCATCCGATCCTGTTTCTGAAGGCGACGTCTTCCATTTGCGGTCCGGATGACGACGTGCTCCTGCCGCGCGGCTCGGTGGCGGCGGATTGGGAGGTGGAGCTGGGGGTGGTGATCGGCACCGCCGCCAAATACGTGTCCGAGGCAGAGGCGCTGGACCACGTGGCGGGTTATTGCGTGATCAACGACGTGTCCGAGCGCGACTTCCAGACCAAGCTCACCGGCCAATGGACCAAGGGCAAGAGCTGCGACACCTTCGGCCCTGTAGGCCCCTGGCTGGTGACCCGCGACGAAGTGCAGGATCCGCAGAATCTGTGGCTGACTTGCGATGTGAACGGCGAGCGGCGGCAGACAGGCAGCACCGGCACGATGGTGTTCACGGTGGCACAGATCATCTCGCACCTGAGCGGGCTGATGACCCTGCACCCGGGCGATGTGATCGCCACCGGCACGCCGCCGGGAGTGGGGATGGGGATCAAGCCCGCGCCGGTCTATCTGAAGCCGGGCGACGTGATGCGGCTGGAGATCGAAGGGCTGGGGGTGCAGACCCAAACCGTGCGGGCGGACGGCTGA
- a CDS encoding ABC transporter transmembrane domain-containing protein, which produces MFHFIWKYSKRDQLVLLVVTACLFPLLYLTLELPKRIINDAIGSETSTITVLGQSFGQLTFLWILCGAFLLAVLCHGLLKMRINTMKGVLAERMLRRFRYQLIARVLRFPQPYFERVSQGELVSMVTSESEPMGGLMGDAVSQPVLQAGQMLTILFFLFVQNFWFGMAAIALIPLQGWLIPMLQRQINQLNKKRIKQVRALATEIGESAAGAATLRINGGWRYRMAVVTARLGRLYDIRFEIYQKKFFMKFLNNFITQLTPFFFYAVGGYLVLQGKVSLGALVAALAAYKDLASPWKELLAYYNQTQDMSVRWDVILERFAPQGMVDDKLLSSEPEDLGRLEGDVVLDAVSVRDTDGNLVLEELSAAFPAGQVIGIAAPSEEDRRALAELLTREILPSSGTVTVAGRNLSGLHQATIAARIGYATSRPVLFQGSFGDNVMMPMRLRPLGEARDLQQLEIAKRAGNSPDPFDAPWLDPKLAGFSSEEELRGWWLQLVEGIGSDTALFRRGIEQRFEADAHQQLAEQLVRLRPAVQKAIHDAGLDVHVHFLDPESYNPALPVAENLLFAASEQAMTGAVLHGHAEFLDQLKQLGLDEGLVALTRDVVEMLRQIFGMDGTGHPLFRKLGLDVEAYEAAIALVDRPAGSNAAALRREELAQLLIVPFTISAEQIGPAFGDGMKERILGFRRSHGQSLLKALGAGFVPFSGESFAPSLTVLENALFGKISDAAGAKGDEVRKLVSELMVREGLRDQVVELIFDMPIAVGGQGLAASFAEPLAFCRATIKRPDLLILDSAMASYDLETRVAVHRNLRKLLPETTLIYLAPSFQSPDVFDVFFELRQGRLVSDEAEAAAAGDGASSQDLARKLRALEQTELFSGLNRRQLRLLAFGARWFEAKAGEAVFLKDDEATDGAYMILEGEAGLYLPLPEDEDRLIATVGPGRLVGELGLIRHEPRALSMIAESDLRCLRIGEEEFLAVVENDASTAFKLLQVVAGYVSN; this is translated from the coding sequence ACCTTCCTGTGGATTCTGTGCGGTGCCTTCCTGCTGGCAGTGCTGTGCCATGGCCTGCTGAAGATGCGGATCAACACCATGAAAGGGGTGCTGGCCGAGCGGATGCTGCGGCGCTTCCGCTATCAGCTGATCGCCCGCGTCCTGCGCTTTCCGCAGCCCTATTTCGAACGGGTCAGCCAGGGCGAACTGGTGTCGATGGTCACCTCCGAATCCGAGCCGATGGGCGGCCTGATGGGCGACGCGGTCAGCCAGCCGGTGCTTCAGGCGGGCCAGATGCTGACCATCCTGTTCTTCCTGTTCGTGCAGAACTTCTGGTTCGGCATGGCGGCCATTGCGCTGATCCCGCTGCAGGGCTGGCTGATCCCGATGCTGCAGCGGCAGATCAACCAGCTGAACAAGAAACGCATCAAGCAGGTGCGGGCGCTGGCCACCGAGATCGGCGAAAGCGCCGCCGGTGCCGCGACTCTCCGGATCAATGGCGGCTGGCGCTACCGGATGGCGGTGGTCACCGCACGGCTGGGGCGGCTGTACGACATCCGCTTCGAGATCTACCAGAAAAAGTTCTTCATGAAGTTTCTCAACAACTTCATCACCCAGCTGACGCCGTTCTTCTTTTATGCGGTGGGCGGCTATCTGGTGCTGCAGGGCAAGGTCTCGCTGGGGGCGCTGGTGGCAGCGCTGGCAGCCTACAAGGATCTGGCGTCGCCCTGGAAGGAGCTTCTGGCCTATTACAACCAGACCCAGGACATGAGCGTGCGCTGGGATGTGATCCTGGAACGCTTTGCGCCGCAGGGCATGGTCGATGACAAGCTTCTCAGCAGCGAGCCGGAGGATTTGGGGCGCCTCGAGGGCGATGTGGTGCTGGACGCGGTCAGTGTGCGCGACACCGATGGCAACCTGGTGCTGGAGGAGCTGAGCGCAGCTTTCCCGGCCGGTCAGGTGATCGGCATTGCAGCGCCCTCGGAGGAGGACCGCCGCGCCCTGGCAGAGCTGCTGACCCGGGAAATCCTGCCCTCTTCCGGGACGGTGACGGTGGCCGGCCGGAATCTCAGCGGGCTGCACCAGGCCACCATAGCCGCACGGATCGGCTATGCCACATCGCGCCCGGTGCTGTTCCAGGGCTCCTTTGGCGACAATGTGATGATGCCGATGCGGCTGCGTCCGCTAGGGGAAGCGCGCGATCTGCAGCAGCTGGAAATTGCCAAGCGCGCGGGCAACAGCCCGGATCCCTTTGATGCCCCGTGGCTGGATCCCAAGCTGGCTGGCTTCTCCAGCGAAGAAGAATTGCGCGGCTGGTGGCTGCAGCTGGTGGAGGGGATAGGCTCGGACACGGCGCTGTTCCGCCGCGGCATTGAACAGCGTTTCGAGGCCGATGCGCATCAGCAGCTGGCGGAGCAGCTGGTCCGCTTGCGCCCGGCGGTGCAAAAGGCGATCCACGACGCCGGACTGGACGTGCATGTGCATTTCCTGGACCCCGAAAGCTACAACCCGGCGCTGCCGGTCGCGGAGAACCTGCTGTTTGCCGCCTCCGAACAAGCCATGACCGGTGCGGTCCTGCACGGGCATGCGGAGTTCCTGGATCAGCTCAAGCAGCTGGGGCTGGACGAGGGGCTGGTGGCGCTGACCCGCGACGTGGTGGAGATGCTGCGGCAGATTTTCGGCATGGACGGCACCGGCCACCCGCTGTTCCGCAAGCTGGGGCTGGATGTGGAGGCCTATGAGGCCGCGATCGCACTGGTGGACAGGCCGGCGGGCAGCAATGCTGCAGCCCTCCGCCGCGAGGAGCTGGCGCAGCTGCTGATCGTGCCGTTCACCATTTCCGCGGAACAGATCGGTCCGGCCTTCGGCGACGGGATGAAGGAGCGCATCCTCGGGTTCCGCCGCAGCCACGGGCAGAGCCTGCTGAAGGCGCTGGGCGCCGGCTTCGTGCCGTTCTCCGGCGAGAGTTTTGCACCCAGCCTGACGGTTCTGGAAAATGCCCTGTTCGGCAAGATTTCCGATGCCGCGGGGGCCAAGGGCGATGAGGTGCGCAAGCTGGTCTCGGAGCTGATGGTCCGCGAAGGCCTGCGCGACCAGGTGGTGGAGCTGATCTTTGACATGCCGATTGCCGTCGGCGGCCAGGGGCTGGCCGCCAGCTTTGCCGAGCCGCTGGCCTTCTGCCGGGCCACGATCAAGCGGCCCGATCTTCTGATCCTGGATTCGGCCATGGCGAGTTATGACCTGGAAACCCGCGTGGCGGTGCACAGGAACCTGCGCAAGCTGCTGCCGGAGACCACGCTGATCTACCTCGCGCCCAGTTTCCAGAGCCCGGACGTGTTTGACGTCTTTTTCGAGCTGCGCCAGGGGCGGCTGGTCAGCGACGAGGCGGAGGCCGCGGCGGCCGGCGACGGGGCCTCCAGCCAGGATCTGGCCCGCAAGCTCAGGGCGCTGGAGCAGACCGAGCTGTTTTCCGGCCTGAACCGCCGCCAGCTGCGCCTGCTGGCTTTTGGGGCGCGCTGGTTTGAGGCAAAGGCCGGGGAGGCGGTGTTTCTCAAGGATGATGAGGCCACGGACGGTGCCTATATGATCCTCGAGGGCGAAGCGGGGCTGTACCTGCCGCTGCCGGAGGATGAAGACCGGCTGATTGCCACGGTCGGCCCCGGGCGGCTGGTCGGGGAACTGGGGCTGATCCGCCATGAGCCGCGGGCGCTGAGCATGATTGCGGAAAGCGATCTGCGCTGCCTGCGGATCGGCGAGGAAGAATTCCTGGCGGTTGTCGAAAACGATGCCTCGACCGCCTTCAAGCTGCTGCAGGTGGTGGCGGGCTACGTCTCCAACTGA